Proteins encoded within one genomic window of candidate division KSB1 bacterium:
- a CDS encoding NADH-dependent [FeFe] hydrogenase, group A6 has product MATVIINGTEVQVPDNATVLEAARLARVEVPTLCYHPDLPAIGACRICAVEIEGEPLLKTACNTTVRDGMRIRTFTPAVREARQVALELILSRHPQKCNECVRNGTCELQALAARLQCGEIPFAYRQRPGNPDLSSGAVGRDPSKCVLCRRCVQVCELIQSVGAIAVQGRGYDAWIDTPFSRSLPEVGCVFCGQCIDRCPVGALFEISHVERVWRALEDPEMHVVVQTAPAVRAAIGEEFGLPPGSLVTGQMVAALRRLGFDKVFDTDFTADLTIMEEGHELIDRLQNGGVLPMLTSCSPGWINFIEHFYPSLLPHLSTCKSPQQMFGALAKTYYAQKAGIDPSKIFVVSVMPCTAKKAEAARPEMRDSGFQDVDAVLTTREAARMMKEAGIDLSKLEPEDFDLPLGISTGAGVIFGVTGGVMEAALRTVYEVVSGKKLEQLEISPVRGMEGIREAEISLDGVQVRAAVAHGLANARRLMDKIVAGEANYHFIEIMACPGGCLSGGGQPYPTTPEIRQKRAQAIYEADRRLPLRKSHENPVVQELYREFLGRPNSHRAHELLHTHYTPKPLYATEAV; this is encoded by the coding sequence ATGGCAACGGTCATCATCAACGGCACTGAGGTTCAGGTTCCGGACAACGCTACGGTTCTTGAGGCGGCTCGTCTGGCGCGGGTTGAAGTCCCGACGCTGTGCTACCACCCAGATCTGCCGGCCATCGGTGCGTGCCGGATCTGCGCGGTGGAGATTGAGGGCGAACCGCTGCTCAAGACGGCCTGCAACACGACCGTTCGTGACGGCATGCGCATCCGGACGTTTACCCCGGCGGTGCGGGAGGCGCGGCAGGTGGCGCTGGAGCTCATTCTCTCGCGGCACCCGCAAAAATGCAACGAGTGCGTTCGAAATGGGACCTGCGAGCTGCAGGCTCTGGCGGCGCGCTTGCAGTGCGGAGAGATCCCCTTTGCCTATCGTCAACGCCCGGGGAACCCGGACCTGTCGTCGGGCGCCGTGGGGAGAGATCCATCCAAATGTGTTCTCTGCCGGCGTTGCGTGCAGGTTTGCGAGCTGATCCAATCGGTAGGGGCGATCGCGGTACAAGGTCGGGGCTACGACGCGTGGATCGACACCCCCTTCAGCCGGAGCCTCCCGGAGGTCGGCTGCGTGTTCTGCGGGCAATGCATCGATCGCTGCCCTGTGGGCGCGCTGTTCGAAATCAGTCACGTGGAGCGTGTTTGGCGGGCCCTGGAAGATCCGGAAATGCACGTTGTGGTCCAGACGGCGCCGGCGGTCCGCGCCGCCATTGGCGAGGAGTTCGGACTGCCCCCCGGCTCGCTGGTCACAGGGCAGATGGTCGCTGCACTCCGGCGCCTGGGTTTCGACAAAGTGTTCGATACCGACTTCACGGCAGATCTCACCATCATGGAGGAGGGGCACGAGCTAATCGACCGCTTGCAGAATGGAGGCGTCCTGCCCATGCTCACCTCCTGCAGCCCAGGATGGATCAATTTCATCGAGCACTTCTATCCCAGCCTGCTTCCCCATCTCTCCACCTGCAAGTCGCCCCAGCAGATGTTCGGAGCCCTCGCGAAAACCTACTACGCCCAGAAAGCAGGGATTGACCCCAGCAAGATCTTCGTGGTCTCCGTGATGCCGTGTACGGCGAAGAAAGCCGAGGCCGCCCGTCCCGAGATGCGGGATAGCGGCTTCCAGGACGTGGACGCTGTGCTCACCACCCGCGAAGCTGCGCGCATGATGAAAGAGGCAGGCATTGATCTTTCGAAACTGGAGCCCGAGGATTTCGATTTGCCGCTGGGGATCTCCACCGGCGCTGGGGTGATCTTTGGTGTGACGGGCGGGGTCATGGAGGCTGCGCTCCGGACCGTCTACGAGGTGGTCTCCGGGAAGAAACTGGAGCAGCTCGAGATCTCCCCGGTGCGGGGCATGGAGGGCATTCGGGAAGCGGAGATTTCCCTGGACGGGGTGCAGGTGCGTGCCGCCGTAGCCCATGGGCTGGCAAACGCACGGCGCCTTATGGACAAGATTGTGGCAGGGGAAGCCAACTATCACTTCATCGAGATCATGGCGTGCCCTGGGGGGTGCCTGAGCGGTGGCGGTCAACCGTACCCGACAACGCCCGAGATCCGTCAAAAACGAGCCCAGGCGATCTACGAAGCGGATCGCCGCCTGCCGCTGCGCAAGTCGCACGAGAACCCGGTTGTCCAGGAACTCTACCGAGAATTCCTCGGTAGACCCAATAGCCATAGGGCGCACGAGCTACTGCACACACACTACACGCCCAAACCCCTGTACGCGACGGAGGCAGTGTGA
- a CDS encoding DUF3078 domain-containing protein, with protein MTRKVNLSLCAILSTLALATADGVAETEKAQAPSVKKSVVAALNITQLQYKDWAAGGEDALSYVAQLNSDFERKGERVQWQLTGKFAFGQTQFGNGELRNSTDQIDVDTALSYRLGEAINPFLGAGLRTQFATGYDYRKKPPERRSAFRDPLYLSQTAGINLTTRAGFRSRVGIGLQETFTRRYPMYADNPKTPEVERYKIEAGVQSTSSWRAKLGKTLVYDGRLRLFSNFAHIDVVDVQWDNVVTAQVAKYVAVNLTVNVLYDKDVTLRTQVKQQLAIGLTYNLF; from the coding sequence ATGACGCGGAAGGTGAATCTCTCGTTGTGTGCGATCCTGAGTACACTTGCGCTGGCGACCGCCGACGGCGTCGCAGAGACCGAAAAGGCCCAGGCGCCTTCCGTGAAAAAGTCCGTGGTGGCCGCCCTGAACATTACGCAGCTCCAGTACAAGGACTGGGCGGCGGGAGGGGAGGACGCCCTCTCCTACGTAGCCCAGCTCAATTCGGACTTTGAGCGGAAGGGGGAAAGAGTACAATGGCAGCTTACCGGGAAGTTCGCCTTCGGCCAGACCCAGTTCGGCAACGGCGAGCTGCGCAACAGCACAGACCAAATCGATGTGGACACGGCGCTAAGCTACCGGCTGGGCGAGGCGATCAACCCGTTCCTCGGAGCGGGGCTGCGCACCCAATTTGCAACCGGCTACGATTATCGGAAGAAACCCCCGGAACGTCGATCCGCCTTCCGAGATCCGCTCTATCTGAGCCAGACGGCGGGCATCAATCTGACGACAAGGGCGGGGTTTCGTAGCCGGGTAGGAATTGGGTTGCAGGAGACCTTCACCCGGCGCTACCCGATGTACGCGGACAATCCCAAGACGCCGGAGGTGGAGCGGTACAAGATAGAGGCGGGTGTGCAGTCCACATCAAGCTGGCGGGCGAAGCTGGGGAAGACCCTCGTCTACGACGGCCGGTTGCGCCTTTTCTCCAATTTCGCCCACATCGACGTCGTCGATGTGCAGTGGGACAACGTCGTGACCGCGCAGGTGGCCAAATACGTGGCTGTAAACCTGACGGTAAACGTGCTCTACGACAAGGACGTCACGTTGCGCACGCAGGTCAAACAACAGCTGGCCATCGGCCTGACCTACAATCTGTTTTGA
- the nuoF gene encoding NADH-quinone oxidoreductase subunit NuoF, whose amino-acid sequence MSMRGPKRHLLIPIDPYTLSKGAERVKAALDKALALSNLTDTVRVVETGTVGHHEHGVLLIVYPDGVVYGDVTVDNIPQIVREHLQENRVVEGLVVRDVRIGPFDTRARRVEKQVRLVLRNVGLIDPESIEDYIAHEGYEAAARALTSLSPEQVLETVKASGIQGRGGAGFPTGVKWSFAAREKAPQKYIVCNADEGEPGTFKDRLILEGDPHSVLEGMLLAGYAVGATKGYVYIRGEYRMSIARMRKAIDQARSKGLLGRNILGSGFDFDVEVREGAGAYICGEETALLESMEGKRGEPRNKPPFPPQAGLWGMPTVVNNVETLANIPLIVKNGASWYRQFGTPTCPGTKVFTLVGNIVSPGLIEVPMGITLREVIFDIGHGIPRGRGFLFAQTGGTTGGILAAGELDVPMAYDTLRQVGSGLGSGALLVVDDSNCVVDLVQNFVEFFNHESCGKCTLCREGTGRLLEILHRLTSGQGDPRDIDLIRRLSVNMKRAAFCGLGQAAPTPILGALQRFEEIFREHAESHTCRAGVCRMRAEVAA is encoded by the coding sequence ATGAGCATGCGTGGTCCTAAGAGGCATCTTCTCATCCCGATCGATCCCTACACCCTCTCCAAGGGCGCGGAACGAGTAAAGGCGGCTCTGGACAAAGCCTTGGCGCTCTCCAATCTGACCGACACGGTTCGTGTGGTGGAAACGGGGACCGTGGGCCACCACGAACATGGGGTGCTTCTGATCGTGTACCCCGATGGGGTCGTCTACGGAGACGTTACGGTCGACAACATCCCGCAGATCGTTCGGGAGCACCTCCAGGAGAATCGCGTGGTCGAAGGCCTCGTGGTGCGCGACGTGAGGATCGGTCCCTTCGACACCCGCGCCCGTCGCGTCGAGAAACAGGTGCGCCTTGTCCTGCGGAACGTTGGCCTGATCGACCCGGAAAGCATCGAGGATTACATCGCCCACGAAGGCTACGAGGCGGCGGCCCGCGCCCTCACATCCCTGAGCCCCGAGCAGGTGCTTGAGACGGTGAAGGCCTCCGGCATCCAGGGTCGGGGCGGTGCCGGTTTCCCGACCGGTGTGAAGTGGTCGTTCGCGGCGCGGGAAAAGGCCCCCCAGAAGTACATCGTCTGCAACGCGGATGAGGGCGAGCCCGGGACGTTCAAAGATCGCCTCATCCTGGAAGGCGATCCTCACAGCGTGCTGGAAGGGATGCTCCTGGCAGGCTACGCGGTGGGGGCCACGAAAGGCTACGTCTACATCCGTGGTGAGTACCGGATGTCCATTGCCCGGATGCGCAAGGCCATTGATCAGGCGCGCAGCAAGGGGCTCTTGGGCCGGAACATCCTGGGCTCGGGTTTCGACTTCGACGTCGAGGTGCGCGAGGGAGCAGGGGCCTATATCTGCGGGGAGGAGACCGCCCTGCTCGAGTCCATGGAAGGAAAGCGGGGGGAACCCCGCAACAAACCTCCGTTCCCGCCGCAAGCCGGGCTATGGGGAATGCCGACCGTAGTCAACAACGTCGAGACGCTTGCCAATATCCCGCTCATCGTAAAGAATGGGGCTTCGTGGTATCGGCAGTTCGGCACGCCTACGTGTCCAGGCACCAAAGTCTTCACACTGGTGGGCAATATCGTCTCGCCCGGACTCATTGAAGTGCCCATGGGAATCACCCTGCGGGAGGTGATCTTTGACATCGGGCACGGGATACCGAGGGGCCGGGGATTCCTGTTCGCCCAGACAGGAGGCACCACAGGCGGGATTCTTGCCGCAGGCGAGCTCGACGTACCCATGGCCTACGACACGTTGCGCCAGGTCGGTTCAGGGCTGGGATCCGGAGCCCTTCTCGTGGTCGACGACAGCAACTGCGTGGTCGATCTCGTCCAGAACTTCGTGGAGTTCTTCAACCACGAATCCTGCGGCAAGTGCACGCTCTGCCGCGAGGGAACCGGCCGGCTCCTGGAGATCCTTCACCGGCTAACCTCAGGCCAAGGCGACCCGAGAGACATTGACCTAATCCGTCGCCTCTCCGTGAACATGAAGAGGGCGGCCTTCTGTGGCCTCGGGCAGGCGGCGCCGACCCCCATCCTTGGCGCCCTCCAGCGGTTTGAGGAGATTTTCCGGGAGCACGCTGAGTCTCACACCTGTCGCGCTGGTGTGTGCCGAATGAGGGCGGAGGTAGCGGCCTGA
- the nuoE gene encoding NADH-quinone oxidoreductase subunit NuoE: protein MAVSEDAIQGSGAEPRASLIELLKRMQETHGCLSQEVLTKVAAETGLPLSKIYGVATFYTLLTTRPKGRYRIFFCKNAPCHVRGARRVLEAIVEYLGVQPGETTPDGLFTLELTSCLGLCAVAPAMMVGDDVYGNLTPQKAMAILEDYRTRERNEHAWS, encoded by the coding sequence ATGGCGGTTTCCGAGGACGCAATACAGGGGTCCGGAGCGGAGCCCCGGGCTTCGCTGATTGAGCTTCTGAAGAGGATGCAGGAAACCCACGGTTGTTTGAGCCAGGAGGTATTGACCAAGGTGGCTGCCGAGACGGGGCTGCCGCTGAGCAAGATCTACGGGGTGGCCACCTTCTACACGCTTCTCACCACGCGTCCCAAGGGTCGATACCGGATCTTCTTCTGCAAGAACGCGCCCTGCCACGTGCGCGGCGCCCGGCGTGTCCTGGAGGCTATCGTGGAGTACCTCGGGGTACAGCCGGGCGAGACAACCCCGGACGGCCTGTTCACCCTGGAGCTGACAAGCTGCCTGGGACTCTGCGCAGTTGCCCCCGCGATGATGGTGGGAGACGACGTCTACGGCAACCTTACCCCCCAGAAGGCAATGGCGATTCTCGAAGATTACAGGACAAGGGAAAGGAATGAGCATGCGTGGTCCTAA
- a CDS encoding (2Fe-2S) ferredoxin domain-containing protein — protein MKETSKFRELREAVRKDRSAQDASKRVKITIGMGSCGLAAGARETFAALLRAIEREGVEDVVLFPTGCQGLCSEEPLVTVETEGQRVVYARVDAETAERIVVDHLVKGRVVAQHLLMMGEAAVAA, from the coding sequence ATGAAGGAAACATCGAAGTTTAGAGAACTTCGCGAAGCTGTGCGGAAGGACCGATCCGCGCAGGATGCCAGCAAGCGTGTGAAGATCACCATCGGGATGGGGTCCTGTGGCCTGGCCGCGGGGGCGCGCGAGACGTTTGCCGCCCTGCTGCGGGCCATCGAGAGGGAGGGGGTGGAGGACGTGGTTCTTTTCCCCACCGGATGCCAGGGCCTCTGCTCGGAAGAGCCCCTCGTGACGGTGGAGACCGAGGGGCAGCGCGTGGTCTACGCCCGGGTCGACGCCGAAACCGCAGAGCGGATCGTCGTGGACCACCTCGTGAAGGGCAGGGTCGTCGCCCAGCACTTGTTGATGATGGGGGAAGCGGCCGTCGCGGCGTAG